One Candidatus Acidiferrales bacterium genomic region harbors:
- a CDS encoding CusA/CzcA family heavy metal efflux RND transporter: MIHRIVQFALRQRFLVLLLVVALAIAGSISFQRMPVDAYPDLSPPMVELITQWPGHAAEEVERLITIPIEVEMNGVPRMRVMRSISLYGLSDVIMTFDEGTDDYFAREVVFERISDVSLPAGVSPSMAPLSSPSDLVYRYVIESPDRTPQELKTYEDWVIERAYKSVPGVADDSGFGGTVMQYQVLLDPVKLYGYHLSVPQVLQQLANNNGNAGGGFYSQGGQFYYVRGLGLMRDTKDIADTIVGSQNGVPVRIADIGQVVIGHAPRLGEFGFMNNDDAVEGVILMRTHEQTQNVLKGVEAETNDLNQHVLPPDVKIHPFYDRSDLVKLTIDTVENNLLRGMLLVFVVLLFFLVSVRAAVIVALTIPLALLFSFICLHAKGVDANLLSIGAIDFGIIIDGTLVMVENIYRELGLRTGQSYKLNDVILAASADVDRPVFYSIAVIIAGYIPIYALSGASGKLFHPMADTMSFALLGALLLTLTLVPVLCSYWLKNVREHVNRPFEAMKTFYASRLDWCLDHPAPTLITAILIFGATLFLAPYIGGEFMPHLDEGALWIRATMPYTISFEEASKFSPQVRHILMQYPMVTQVGSELARPDDGTDPTGFFNDEFYVGLKPYGDKAWKQTSIRNKEELTEDLLNKLHAFPGVIFNFTQPAEDAVDEALTGLKSSLAVKVYGPDLDVLQDKAIQIKRTLEHVTGFTELTVVRELGQPSLLIDVDRNRIARYGINVADVETVIQAAIGGQAATQVIQGEKLFDLVVRMEPQFRSSPSEIGNLLVGTPSGQLIPLSQLADITVGSGASFIYRENNSRYIGVQYSIEGRDLESAVHDGQAAVNKAVSLPPGYRLAWGGEYSEFVAAKKQMDIIGPLAILLIFFILFALYGNFRFPIGIAAGVLITEPVGALIALKLTGTPFSVSSVLGLLALMGVSVETAVILYSFINKLRLAGHDIRTATREAALLRLRPIMMTALVACLGLLPAALSHGIGSDTQRPFAIVIVAGLLSRLCLAVFIDPVIYRAVARDGDVLQV, from the coding sequence ATGATCCATCGCATAGTCCAATTCGCCCTTCGCCAGCGGTTCCTGGTTCTTCTGCTCGTTGTCGCGCTGGCCATTGCCGGCTCGATTTCTTTCCAGCGCATGCCTGTCGATGCTTATCCCGACCTTTCTCCGCCCATGGTCGAGCTGATCACGCAATGGCCGGGCCACGCGGCGGAAGAAGTCGAACGCCTGATCACGATTCCCATCGAAGTGGAGATGAATGGTGTGCCGCGCATGCGCGTGATGCGCTCGATCTCGCTGTATGGTCTTTCCGACGTCATCATGACGTTTGATGAAGGCACAGACGATTATTTTGCACGCGAAGTTGTGTTTGAAAGAATCTCCGACGTCAGCTTGCCAGCAGGCGTCAGCCCTTCCATGGCACCGCTTTCCAGCCCGAGCGATCTTGTGTATCGGTATGTCATCGAAAGCCCCGATCGAACGCCGCAAGAGCTGAAAACCTATGAAGACTGGGTGATTGAGCGCGCTTATAAATCCGTGCCCGGTGTAGCCGACGATTCCGGATTCGGCGGCACGGTCATGCAATACCAGGTGCTGCTCGATCCCGTGAAGCTTTACGGCTATCACCTCAGCGTTCCGCAGGTGCTCCAGCAACTCGCCAACAACAACGGCAACGCCGGCGGCGGATTTTATTCTCAAGGCGGGCAGTTTTACTACGTTCGCGGACTCGGCTTGATGCGTGACACGAAGGACATCGCCGACACAATCGTGGGCAGCCAGAACGGTGTGCCGGTGCGCATCGCAGACATCGGCCAGGTGGTCATCGGCCACGCGCCCCGGCTCGGCGAATTTGGGTTCATGAACAATGACGACGCCGTCGAAGGCGTGATTTTGATGCGCACGCACGAGCAGACGCAGAACGTGCTCAAAGGGGTCGAGGCGGAAACGAACGATCTCAATCAGCACGTCCTGCCGCCGGACGTCAAGATTCATCCGTTCTACGATCGCAGCGATTTGGTGAAATTGACGATCGATACGGTTGAAAACAATTTGTTGCGCGGCATGCTGCTCGTTTTTGTCGTGCTGCTTTTCTTTCTGGTAAGCGTTCGCGCGGCCGTCATTGTGGCGCTGACGATTCCTTTAGCCCTGCTTTTTTCCTTCATCTGCTTGCATGCCAAAGGCGTCGACGCGAACCTGCTTTCCATCGGCGCTATCGACTTTGGGATCATCATCGACGGCACGCTCGTGATGGTGGAGAACATCTATCGCGAGCTGGGCCTGCGCACCGGACAGAGCTACAAACTGAATGATGTGATCCTGGCAGCCTCCGCGGATGTCGACCGGCCGGTGTTCTATTCGATTGCTGTCATTATCGCCGGTTACATTCCGATTTACGCTCTGAGCGGAGCTTCCGGAAAATTGTTCCATCCTATGGCAGATACGATGTCCTTCGCCCTCCTCGGCGCTTTGCTTCTGACGCTGACGCTTGTTCCCGTTCTTTGCTCTTACTGGCTCAAAAATGTACGCGAACACGTGAATCGCCCATTTGAGGCGATGAAGACATTTTACGCGAGCCGGTTGGACTGGTGTTTGGATCATCCTGCTCCAACATTAATCACCGCTATTCTGATTTTTGGCGCCACGCTGTTTCTGGCGCCCTATATCGGCGGCGAATTCATGCCGCACCTGGACGAAGGTGCACTGTGGATTCGCGCAACAATGCCGTACACGATTTCGTTCGAGGAGGCCAGCAAGTTCTCGCCGCAAGTCCGGCATATTCTCATGCAATACCCGATGGTCACGCAGGTCGGTTCGGAGCTGGCGCGTCCAGATGACGGAACGGACCCGACCGGTTTTTTCAACGATGAGTTTTATGTCGGGCTGAAGCCGTATGGCGACAAGGCGTGGAAGCAGACATCCATTCGGAACAAAGAAGAGCTCACCGAGGACTTGCTGAACAAGCTCCATGCTTTTCCCGGTGTGATTTTCAATTTCACTCAGCCGGCGGAAGACGCTGTCGATGAAGCCTTGACCGGACTGAAGAGCTCTCTGGCCGTGAAAGTTTACGGGCCGGACCTCGATGTTCTCCAAGACAAAGCCATTCAGATCAAACGCACTCTCGAACACGTTACTGGTTTCACGGAACTCACCGTTGTGCGCGAATTGGGACAGCCGAGCCTTCTGATCGACGTGGACCGCAACCGCATCGCGCGATATGGAATCAACGTCGCGGATGTGGAGACGGTGATTCAAGCGGCGATTGGCGGGCAGGCCGCTACGCAAGTGATTCAGGGTGAAAAATTGTTCGACCTCGTCGTACGCATGGAGCCGCAGTTCCGTTCGAGCCCGAGCGAAATCGGCAACTTGCTCGTCGGAACTCCCTCGGGGCAACTCATTCCCTTGAGCCAGCTGGCAGATATCACAGTGGGCAGCGGCGCTTCATTTATTTATCGCGAGAATAATTCACGGTATATCGGCGTGCAGTACAGCATCGAAGGCCGCGATTTGGAGAGCGCGGTCCACGACGGGCAAGCTGCGGTGAACAAGGCTGTTTCGCTCCCCCCGGGTTATCGGCTGGCCTGGGGCGGCGAATACAGTGAATTTGTGGCAGCAAAAAAGCAGATGGATATCATCGGCCCGCTTGCGATTCTGCTGATTTTCTTTATCCTCTTCGCGCTTTATGGCAATTTTCGATTCCCCATCGGCATCGCTGCAGGTGTATTGATTACGGAGCCGGTCGGCGCGCTCATCGCCCTCAAACTTACCGGTACGCCATTCAGCGTTTCCTCCGTTCTCGGTTTGCTGGCGCTGATGGGCGTCTCGGTTGAGACCGCGGTTATTCTGTATTCATTCATCAACAAGCTGCGCTTGGCCGGTCACGATATTCGTACGGCGACGCGCGAGGCCGCCCTTTTGCGTTTGCGGCCCATTATGATGACGGCGCTCGTGGCGTGCCTGGGATTGCTGCCCGCTGCGCTTTCGCACGGCATTGGATCTGACACCCAGCGTCCGTTTGCGATTGTGATCGTTGCGGGACTTCTTTCTCGTTTGTGCCTTGCAGTCTTTATCGATCCTGTGATCTACCGTGCCGTTGCGCGTGACGGCGACGTGCTGCAAGTCTGA
- a CDS encoding efflux RND transporter periplasmic adaptor subunit — MRTKKMRLLNPLILVVSLVALAFGGCSSGSHESAEKMTSFTGANAGAEAALFSVPQDQMSHVEIVTVTAAPLTRTLRLPGQVSYNGFLTTPVITAVGGPVSRVLVFPGQHVSAGEPLLEIASPDYSQLRAAFLKASDTFNVADKNYKRAQDLYAHQAIAEQDLLQAESNRTQAQADMNASAQALRILGITNLDSLATATATAEIPLRAPVSGEVVERDCSVGQLLQAGTTQCFVLSDMNNVWVLVNVYQNQLAFVRQGDEVAVQTDAYPDVFHGRISYISPGLDPNTRTSQARIVTENPGEKLKNQMYVTAAVTAGFVPKAITVPVAAVLRNSENQPFVYVQVGATQFGRRNVTIGETQDGKVEILSGLSAGEKVVADGSLFLQFQNSLQG, encoded by the coding sequence ATGAGGACGAAAAAGATGCGTTTACTCAATCCTTTGATCCTTGTCGTTAGTTTGGTGGCGCTGGCCTTCGGCGGATGCAGCTCGGGCAGCCACGAGTCGGCGGAGAAAATGACGTCGTTTACTGGTGCAAATGCTGGCGCGGAAGCGGCGCTGTTTTCCGTCCCGCAGGACCAGATGTCCCATGTGGAGATCGTCACCGTGACGGCTGCGCCGCTCACGCGCACACTGCGCCTCCCCGGGCAGGTTTCGTATAACGGCTTCCTCACGACTCCAGTGATCACCGCTGTCGGCGGGCCGGTCAGCCGCGTGCTCGTATTTCCGGGCCAGCACGTGAGCGCGGGAGAGCCGTTGCTGGAAATTGCCAGTCCAGATTATTCGCAATTGCGTGCCGCATTCCTGAAAGCCAGCGATACGTTCAATGTCGCCGACAAGAACTACAAGCGTGCCCAGGATCTTTACGCGCACCAAGCCATTGCCGAACAAGATCTGCTCCAGGCGGAATCGAACCGCACGCAAGCGCAAGCCGACATGAACGCGTCGGCACAAGCGCTGAGGATTCTCGGCATCACGAACCTCGATTCTCTTGCCACAGCCACAGCCACGGCCGAAATTCCTTTGCGTGCGCCGGTTTCCGGAGAAGTTGTCGAGCGCGACTGTTCTGTGGGGCAATTGCTCCAGGCGGGAACTACGCAGTGTTTCGTCCTCTCGGATATGAACAATGTGTGGGTGCTCGTGAATGTGTATCAAAATCAGCTGGCGTTTGTCCGGCAGGGAGACGAAGTCGCGGTTCAGACAGACGCATATCCCGATGTCTTCCATGGCAGAATTTCCTACATCTCACCTGGTCTCGATCCCAATACGCGGACGTCACAAGCGCGCATCGTCACCGAAAATCCGGGCGAAAAGCTGAAGAACCAAATGTATGTGACCGCGGCAGTGACGGCCGGGTTCGTGCCGAAGGCGATCACCGTGCCCGTCGCCGCAGTTCTGCGCAATTCCGAAAATCAGCCGTTCGTCTACGTGCAGGTAGGCGCAACGCAATTCGGCCGCCGCAACGTCACGATCGGTGAAACACAGGATGGCAAAGTAGAAATTCTGAGCGGATTGTCGGCAGGCGAAAAGGTGGTGGCGGATGGCAGCCTCTTCCTGCAATTCCAGAATTCGTTGCAAGGGTGA